The Nitrospirota bacterium genome has a segment encoding these proteins:
- a CDS encoding helix-turn-helix transcriptional regulator, translating to MKKEPLDLKVTLGNTIRGLRRIKGFTQEELGEKSGLSYKYIGEIERGKVNISIDSLLRIADAMAVTINDLLPSGTAPSEKSYTDDKDQLSKLSNRDIKNIKNALRLLNRVFLKD from the coding sequence ATGAAAAAAGAACCATTAGACCTTAAAGTAACATTGGGTAATACAATACGTGGTCTACGCCGAATAAAAGGATTTACACAGGAGGAGTTAGGGGAAAAATCGGGGTTAAGTTATAAATATATTGGTGAGATTGAAAGAGGAAAGGTTAATATAAGCATTGACTCTCTCTTAAGAATTGCAGACGCCATGGCCGTGACGATCAATGACTTGTTACCATCTGGGACAGCTCCATCAGAGAAGTCCTATACAGACGATAAAGACCAGTTATCGAAGCTATCTAACCGTGATATTAAAAACATTAAAAACGCACTCAGACTTTTAAACAGGGTTTTTTTAAAGGATTAA